A genomic segment from Limosilactobacillus sp. encodes:
- the arcA gene encoding arginine deiminase: protein MQSPIHVTSEIGKLKTVMLHRPGHEIENVYPDILHRMLVDDIPYLPIAQEEHDFFADTLRKQGIEVLYFAKLAAEALQDSQVKEKFLETMLAESGYAAGAVHDALKEYLLGMDTQAMVDKIIAGVRKDEIDVKFVSLAEMAEDADYPFFMDPMPNAYFTRDPQASIGDGITINHMTFKARQRESLFTEYIIKYNPRFANKGVHVWRDRYHDTRIEGGDELVLSDHVFAIGISQRTSADAIMDIARNLFKDSNYDTVIAIHIPHNHAMMHLDTVFTMINYDQFTVHPQILDDDGQVDTYILHPGKDGDVEIQHRTDLKKVLEEALDKPEIDLIPTGNGDPIVAPREQWNDGSNTLTIAPGEVVTYDRNYVSNDLLRKHGILVHEVRSSELSRGRGGPRCMSCPLVREDLDK from the coding sequence ATGCAAAGTCCAATTCATGTAACATCTGAAATTGGAAAGCTGAAGACAGTTATGCTTCACCGACCAGGTCACGAAATTGAAAACGTGTACCCGGACATCCTTCACCGGATGCTGGTTGATGACATCCCATACCTGCCAATTGCACAAGAAGAACACGACTTCTTTGCAGACACCCTGCGCAAGCAAGGCATCGAGGTATTATACTTCGCCAAGTTAGCCGCAGAAGCACTGCAAGACAGCCAGGTTAAGGAAAAATTCCTTGAAACGATGCTGGCTGAATCTGGCTACGCAGCTGGTGCCGTTCACGACGCACTGAAGGAATACCTGTTGGGTATGGACACTCAGGCAATGGTTGACAAGATCATTGCCGGTGTACGGAAGGATGAAATTGACGTTAAGTTCGTTTCACTTGCTGAAATGGCCGAAGACGCTGACTACCCATTCTTCATGGACCCAATGCCAAACGCCTACTTCACGCGTGACCCACAAGCTTCAATTGGTGACGGTATTACCATCAACCACATGACCTTCAAGGCTCGTCAACGTGAATCTCTCTTCACTGAATACATCATCAAGTACAACCCACGCTTTGCCAACAAGGGTGTTCATGTATGGCGTGATCGTTACCACGACACCCGGATTGAAGGTGGGGACGAATTAGTTCTCAGTGACCACGTATTTGCAATCGGAATTTCTCAACGGACTTCTGCAGACGCAATCATGGACATCGCACGGAACCTCTTCAAGGACTCCAACTACGACACTGTTATTGCTATTCACATTCCACACAACCACGCAATGATGCACCTTGACACCGTCTTCACGATGATCAACTACGACCAATTCACTGTTCACCCGCAAATCCTGGACGATGATGGCCAAGTTGACACCTACATCCTGCACCCAGGCAAGGATGGGGACGTTGAAATTCAGCACCGCACCGACCTGAAGAAGGTTCTGGAAGAAGCACTGGACAAGCCAGAAATCGACCTGATTCCAACTGGTAACGGTGACCCAATTGTTGCTCCACGTGAACAGTGGAATGATGGTTCCAACACCTTGACGATCGCTCCAGGTGAAGTTGTAACTTATGACCGGAACTATGTATCAAATGATTTGCTGCGCAAGCACGGAATTCTCGTTCATGAGGTTCGGTCAAGTGAATTATCACGTGGTCGTGGTGGTCCGCGTTGCATGTCCTGCCCACTTGTTCGTGAAGATCTTGATAAGTAA
- a CDS encoding arginine repressor, whose protein sequence is MDRKARRKFIEQLVNDRKIETQDELLRLLTEAGVETTQATISRDIHALNIVKANDGQGHTYYVQLHLAPEHDFNRLYQGIHDNVRTIETVQFLNVVKTALNSSYATILAGMFDELDIPEVVGTLAGNDTLIIISKDNADAKLVYNLIAKHINTRIV, encoded by the coding sequence ATGGATCGAAAAGCGAGACGAAAATTTATTGAACAGCTAGTTAATGATCGAAAGATTGAAACGCAGGATGAGTTGCTGCGACTCCTTACAGAGGCCGGGGTCGAGACTACTCAAGCAACAATCTCTCGGGACATTCACGCCTTAAACATCGTTAAGGCCAACGACGGGCAGGGACATACCTACTATGTCCAGCTCCACCTGGCACCGGAACACGACTTCAATCGTTTGTACCAGGGCATTCACGATAATGTTCGGACAATCGAGACGGTCCAGTTCTTAAACGTTGTGAAGACCGCGCTGAACTCTAGCTACGCCACGATTTTAGCGGGGATGTTCGATGAACTCGATATTCCGGAGGTCGTGGGGACCTTAGCCGGCAATGACACGCTGATTATCATTAGCAAGGATAACGCGGACGCCAAGCTGGTTTATAACTTGATTGCAAAGCACATTAACACACGAATTGTGTAG
- a CDS encoding MarR family winged helix-turn-helix transcriptional regulator has protein sequence MTVTDEEFFHRLYGLMKDIYVTMQRSPHPTIFRGQGRIVATIYRHPGSSQREIAKLARIKPGSLTEVLERLEKGGYVTRSRDPKDRRIIRVDLTERGKEFYQDLIARRDRFNQALLANVDVQERQQFVTVLAKMEEQLQNLAQEGNDQQ, from the coding sequence ATGACGGTTACGGATGAGGAATTTTTTCACCGCTTATATGGCCTGATGAAGGACATTTACGTCACGATGCAGCGTTCGCCCCACCCGACGATTTTTCGTGGTCAGGGTCGAATCGTGGCAACAATTTATCGTCATCCCGGCAGCTCCCAGCGCGAAATTGCTAAGCTTGCCCGGATTAAGCCTGGTTCTCTGACCGAAGTTTTGGAACGCTTGGAGAAGGGTGGTTATGTCACTCGCTCGCGTGATCCCAAGGACCGCCGAATTATTCGGGTTGACCTGACGGAACGGGGCAAAGAATTTTATCAGGACTTAATTGCTCGTCGGGACCGTTTTAACCAGGCCCTGCTAGCCAATGTTGACGTGCAGGAGCGCCAGCAGTTCGTGACGGTGTTGGCTAAAATGGAAGAACAGCTTCAAAATTTGGCACAGGAAGGGAATGATCAGCAGTGA
- a CDS encoding serine hydrolase domain-containing protein, with translation MKKYAQTIGQLNAMVDDGVVPGMTYLIFDGEQEYSAVRGMAELQPHREPLRPGMLYDLASLTKVVGTVPFVALLLQQGRLGLDDPVQEYLPEFTDPRPTIRNLLTHTSGITGYIPHRNELSAPELKRAFLTQQHVDDTLNRQIRYADVNYLYLGWIIGRLCKAPVQEVIAQQILRPLGLPTATFHPQPELAVPTEIQSGRGLIRGQVHDPKGYILGADCGCAGLFASLADLRIFARQLIENDLGNLLKPAIVAAMFADQTPIPGPHSRSLGWKLFHDPRDGHPLISHTGFTGTWLVLDKQTDQGFIFLSNRVHPTAQNQAYLDRRDQVFATYLREKGAF, from the coding sequence ATGAAAAAATACGCGCAAACAATCGGGCAGCTCAACGCCATGGTTGATGATGGAGTTGTCCCGGGAATGACCTACCTCATCTTTGATGGAGAACAGGAATACTCAGCCGTTCGTGGCATGGCCGAGCTGCAGCCCCACCGGGAGCCGTTGCGACCGGGGATGCTCTATGACCTGGCCTCGCTGACCAAGGTGGTGGGAACGGTGCCGTTCGTGGCACTGTTATTGCAGCAGGGACGACTGGGCTTGGATGATCCGGTGCAAGAGTACCTGCCGGAGTTCACCGACCCCCGGCCAACGATTCGCAACCTCTTAACCCACACCTCCGGAATCACTGGTTATATTCCCCACCGCAATGAACTTTCCGCACCGGAGCTTAAGCGGGCCTTTTTGACCCAGCAGCACGTCGACGATACCCTTAATCGGCAGATTCGCTATGCCGACGTCAATTACCTTTACCTGGGGTGGATTATTGGGCGGCTGTGCAAGGCGCCGGTCCAGGAAGTGATTGCCCAACAGATTCTGCGGCCATTAGGGTTGCCAACCGCCACCTTTCATCCGCAGCCAGAACTAGCGGTGCCAACGGAGATTCAATCCGGCCGGGGACTGATCAGGGGCCAGGTTCACGATCCCAAGGGGTACATTCTCGGTGCCGACTGCGGGTGCGCGGGACTCTTTGCTAGCCTGGCCGATTTGCGAATCTTTGCCCGGCAGCTGATTGAAAATGACCTGGGCAACCTCTTGAAGCCGGCGATTGTGGCCGCCATGTTTGCAGACCAAACACCGATTCCCGGTCCGCATAGCCGCTCGCTAGGCTGGAAACTTTTTCACGATCCGCGAGATGGCCACCCGCTGATCAGCCATACCGGTTTTACCGGTACCTGGCTGGTTTTGGATAAGCAAACCGATCAGGGCTTTATCTTCTTGTCCAACCGGGTCCACCCAACGGCACAAAACCAGGCCTACCTGGATCGGCGGGACCAGGTCTTCGCAACCTATCTGCGGGAAAAAGGCGCTTTTTAA
- a CDS encoding ABC transporter ATP-binding protein, which yields MIKIAKKNLEWWATSLAVLFLLVQVGCDLYLPTITSELVDRGIMRQNMASVWHDGILMLIVAGIGLVAAAGNVYFASTQAMRVGEKLRRQIFHRVLRFSSKEVNHFGDSSLITRSTNDIVQIQNVMVQVLRMMLQSPVMLVAACVLAYIREPRLTRVFLISLPILAVAVILVMYFAVPLFKSIQKKTDKINLVFREGLTGVRVIRAFRQEKREQNRFQAANEDYTATGIKAFTLVSFLFPVMTLILSLTNVGIILLGSHLIAGMTMQVGNLIAFMTYATQIMISFMMLSMIFVFVPRASASASRVNAVLEMPISVADLPAESRVKIDPHHPASLQFDHVNFRYDGAERLALQDLHFTVHAGQTLAIIGGTGSGKSTLVNLIPRLFDIESGQIRVNGQPIDKLSQHDLHQVISITQQKAVLFTGTVRSNLQFGNDQATDEQMWQALKIAQADDFVKEAGGLDAIVEQDGSNFSGGQRQRLAIARTIVKQASIYIFDDSFSALDFKTDAKLRLALRQDPQIQQAVTVIVAQRVSTVADADLIIVLDDGKVVGQGTHAELKAHNKTYQQIVDSQIQKGDEERATQTRKK from the coding sequence GTGATAAAGATTGCCAAGAAGAACCTCGAATGGTGGGCGACCAGCCTTGCCGTTCTCTTTTTACTGGTGCAGGTTGGCTGCGACTTGTACCTGCCGACGATTACCTCGGAACTGGTTGACCGGGGGATCATGCGGCAAAACATGGCCAGTGTCTGGCACGACGGCATCTTGATGCTGATCGTGGCTGGAATTGGCCTGGTGGCAGCGGCCGGGAACGTTTATTTTGCGTCAACCCAGGCGATGCGGGTCGGTGAAAAACTGCGTCGACAGATTTTTCACCGGGTGCTGCGCTTTTCCAGCAAGGAGGTTAACCACTTTGGCGACTCCTCGCTGATTACCCGCTCGACCAACGATATCGTTCAGATTCAAAACGTGATGGTTCAGGTGCTGCGGATGATGCTTCAATCACCGGTTATGCTGGTGGCGGCCTGTGTTCTGGCCTACATTCGGGAGCCGAGATTGACCCGGGTCTTCCTGATCAGTCTGCCAATCCTGGCCGTGGCGGTAATCCTGGTGATGTACTTTGCCGTGCCGCTTTTCAAGAGCATTCAGAAGAAAACCGATAAGATTAACCTGGTTTTCCGCGAGGGCTTGACCGGTGTTCGGGTCATCCGGGCCTTTCGTCAGGAAAAACGGGAACAGAATCGCTTCCAGGCGGCCAATGAGGATTACACCGCGACAGGGATCAAGGCCTTTACCCTGGTTTCGTTTCTCTTCCCGGTGATGACCCTGATTCTTAGCCTGACCAACGTTGGAATCATTCTGCTCGGTAGTCACCTGATCGCCGGGATGACCATGCAGGTCGGGAATTTGATCGCCTTCATGACCTATGCCACCCAAATCATGATTTCCTTCATGATGCTTTCGATGATCTTCGTCTTTGTTCCGCGGGCCTCGGCATCTGCCAGCCGGGTCAATGCGGTGCTGGAGATGCCAATCAGCGTCGCGGACCTGCCGGCAGAATCACGGGTTAAAATCGATCCGCACCACCCGGCGTCACTCCAGTTCGACCACGTTAATTTCCGCTATGACGGTGCCGAACGCCTGGCACTCCAGGACCTTCACTTTACGGTTCACGCTGGGCAAACCCTGGCGATCATCGGTGGAACGGGATCGGGGAAGTCGACCTTGGTTAACCTGATCCCCCGGCTCTTCGATATTGAAAGTGGCCAGATTAGGGTAAACGGCCAGCCAATCGACAAGCTTAGCCAGCATGACCTGCATCAGGTGATTTCGATTACCCAACAGAAAGCGGTCCTCTTTACCGGGACGGTGCGGTCCAACCTGCAGTTCGGCAACGACCAAGCAACGGACGAACAGATGTGGCAGGCACTGAAGATTGCCCAGGCGGACGACTTTGTCAAGGAAGCCGGGGGACTGGATGCAATCGTTGAGCAGGACGGCAGCAACTTTTCCGGTGGGCAGCGTCAGCGGCTGGCGATTGCCCGGACGATTGTCAAGCAGGCGTCGATCTACATCTTCGACGACTCCTTCTCGGCCCTGGACTTCAAGACCGATGCCAAGCTGCGACTGGCCCTGCGCCAGGATCCGCAGATTCAGCAGGCGGTTACGGTCATCGTTGCGCAGCGGGTGTCCACCGTTGCCGATGCCGACTTGATCATTGTGCTGGATGACGGGAAGGTCGTTGGGCAAGGGACCCATGCGGAATTAAAGGCCCACAACAAGACCTACCAGCAGATCGTTGATTCACAGATTCAAAAGGGGGATGAGGAACGTGCAACGCAGACCCGGAAGAAATAA
- a CDS encoding ABC transporter ATP-binding protein: MRNVQRRPGRNNGNRKAQHFWPTTKRLIAYLRPWKYGVLFSIVLAIGSVILSILAPKILGEATTIIYNGVMKGYAGIKAGQHLTSLPIDFHRIMMIGVTVILLYVFSGLFSFVQQITMTRISQRVVYNLRQDLENKIGRVPVSFYDTHSNGDIMSRMVNDMDNIAGTLQQSFIQIITSTITFVGVLILMLTISWRLTLVALIIIPLSLAVVAFVAPTAQKLFARQQAELGKINAQVEETYAGHTIVRTFNKESDEEKKFGKTNHHYYQAAWKAQFFSILIFPLMNFIRNLGYLMVAVVGAIQVIHGQITLGNVQAFLQYTNQFAQPLTQIANLSSTIQQTIASAERIFTVLDEPEMNNDLIEDHPLTTTPVPKIEFDHVKFSYRPEEPLIEDFNLKAPKNHMVAIVGPTGAGKTTIINLLERFYEIQGGHIYLDGHDTRSMTRQDLRSHIGMVLQDTWLFTGTIMDNIRFGREDASDEEVYQAARMAYADNFIRELPDGYQTVLNEAASNISQGQRQLLTIARAFLANPEILILDEATSSVDTRTEALIQNAMNDLQKGRTSFVVAHRLSTIRNAEQIIVVNHGHIIETGNHEQLMKANGFYADLYNSQFMGNQI; the protein is encoded by the coding sequence ATGAGGAACGTGCAACGCAGACCCGGAAGAAATAACGGTAATAGAAAGGCCCAGCACTTCTGGCCGACCACGAAGCGCCTCATTGCCTACCTTCGTCCATGGAAATACGGGGTGCTCTTCTCGATTGTCCTGGCAATCGGCTCGGTCATCCTGTCGATTTTGGCACCGAAGATCCTTGGTGAGGCAACAACGATTATTTACAATGGCGTGATGAAGGGCTATGCCGGGATTAAGGCCGGCCAGCACCTGACCAGTTTGCCAATTGACTTTCACCGCATCATGATGATCGGAGTAACAGTAATCCTCCTGTACGTGTTTTCCGGGCTCTTCAGCTTCGTTCAGCAGATCACCATGACTCGCATCTCGCAGCGGGTGGTCTACAACCTGCGCCAGGACCTGGAAAATAAGATTGGCCGGGTCCCGGTCAGCTTTTACGACACCCACAGCAACGGGGACATCATGAGTCGGATGGTCAACGATATGGATAACATTGCCGGTACCCTCCAGCAGAGCTTTATCCAGATCATCACCAGCACGATCACCTTCGTCGGGGTCTTGATTTTGATGCTCACGATTAGCTGGAGGCTGACCCTGGTGGCACTGATCATCATTCCGCTTAGCCTGGCGGTGGTGGCCTTCGTCGCCCCAACCGCCCAGAAGCTGTTCGCCCGTCAGCAGGCGGAGCTGGGGAAAATCAACGCCCAGGTCGAAGAAACCTATGCGGGACACACGATTGTCCGGACCTTCAATAAGGAAAGTGACGAGGAGAAAAAGTTTGGCAAAACCAACCACCATTACTACCAGGCAGCGTGGAAGGCCCAGTTCTTCTCCATCCTGATCTTCCCCTTGATGAACTTCATTCGGAACCTGGGCTACCTGATGGTTGCCGTTGTTGGGGCCATTCAGGTTATCCACGGCCAGATCACCCTAGGGAACGTTCAGGCGTTTCTGCAGTATACCAACCAGTTTGCCCAGCCGCTTACCCAGATTGCCAACCTGTCGAGCACCATTCAGCAGACGATTGCCTCGGCGGAGCGGATCTTTACCGTCCTGGACGAGCCAGAAATGAATAATGACCTTATTGAAGATCATCCCCTGACAACCACGCCGGTACCAAAGATCGAATTTGACCACGTCAAGTTCAGCTACCGGCCGGAGGAACCGCTGATCGAGGACTTCAATCTGAAGGCGCCGAAGAATCATATGGTGGCAATCGTAGGGCCGACGGGGGCTGGAAAGACAACCATTATCAACCTCCTGGAGCGCTTCTATGAGATTCAGGGTGGCCACATTTACTTGGACGGCCACGACACCCGGTCAATGACTCGCCAGGACCTGCGGAGTCACATCGGAATGGTTCTTCAGGATACCTGGCTCTTTACCGGGACGATCATGGATAACATTCGTTTCGGCCGGGAAGATGCCAGTGACGAAGAGGTTTACCAGGCAGCCAGGATGGCCTACGCCGACAACTTCATTCGGGAGCTGCCGGATGGCTACCAGACCGTTTTGAATGAAGCAGCCTCGAATATTTCCCAGGGGCAGCGGCAACTGCTGACGATTGCCCGGGCCTTCTTGGCCAACCCCGAAATCCTGATTCTCGATGAGGCCACCAGTTCGGTTGATACCCGGACCGAGGCCCTGATCCAAAACGCGATGAATGATCTGCAGAAGGGGCGGACCAGTTTTGTTGTTGCCCACCGGCTTTCGACGATCCGCAACGCTGAACAGATCATCGTCGTCAACCATGGTCACATCATTGAAACTGGGAACCACGAACAGCTGATGAAGGCTAACGGCTTCTATGCCGACCTGTACAACAGTCAGTTTATGGGCAACCAAATTTAA
- a CDS encoding type 1 glutamine amidotransferase gives MAKYHLRLAHLYGDLLNTYSDVGNIIALRYYAKQMDADIAVEVISIDNDFDPDRFDLALFGGGQDYEQLVVSHDLPNKKAGIDKFINENKPFLAICGGYQLLGHYYIGANGEKIPGLGILDHYTLSQDNNRFIGDITIKNPENGQEYHGFENHNGRTFIGKSEKPLGMVISGHGNNGEDHTEGAIYKSTYCSYFHGPILTRNGEIAKTLLLRALKNKYPDEDFSRQEALKIQPTF, from the coding sequence ATGGCAAAGTATCACTTACGACTCGCCCATCTTTACGGCGACCTGCTCAACACCTACAGTGACGTTGGCAACATCATTGCCCTGCGCTACTATGCCAAGCAGATGGATGCCGACATCGCCGTTGAGGTCATCAGCATCGATAACGACTTTGATCCCGACCGCTTCGACCTTGCCCTCTTCGGCGGTGGCCAGGACTACGAGCAGCTCGTGGTCTCTCACGACCTGCCAAACAAGAAGGCCGGAATCGACAAGTTCATCAACGAAAACAAGCCCTTCCTGGCAATCTGCGGGGGCTACCAGTTGCTTGGTCACTACTACATCGGTGCAAACGGTGAAAAGATTCCCGGCCTGGGCATCCTTGATCACTACACCCTGAGCCAGGACAACAATCGTTTCATCGGCGACATCACAATCAAGAACCCCGAAAACGGCCAGGAATACCACGGCTTTGAGAATCACAACGGCCGCACCTTTATCGGTAAGAGCGAGAAGCCGTTGGGGATGGTCATCTCCGGTCACGGCAACAACGGTGAGGACCACACCGAGGGGGCAATTTACAAGTCGACCTACTGCTCGTACTTCCATGGGCCAATCCTGACCCGAAACGGTGAAATCGCTAAGACCCTCCTCCTGCGGGCATTGAAGAACAAGTACCCGGACGAGGACTTCAGCCGGCAGGAAGCGCTCAAGATCCAGCCGACGTTTTAG
- a CDS encoding Mur ligase family protein, whose amino-acid sequence MSIRSSFAEFAGRSSYWFLHTFMHGGSSLPGKLTLKLDPNILQAFSKKYDLIIITGTNGKTLTTALSVRVLRERYDQVLTNPTGSNMEQGIVTTFITAPRSHKKGLAVLEVDEANVPIVCQYITPKAFVFTNIFRDQMDRYGEIYTTYNKILRGVKMAPKATIIANGDEQLFHSKDLPNPIIYYGFNHEHHPAFSAPANTDGLLCPKCQHILKYHMRTYAGLGDYFCPHCGFHRPALTYAVTKIDKLTPTNSIFEIDGQQYTIGIGGLYNIYNALAAYSLGRFLGVNQEQIKHAFESDERVFGRQEIIDVDGKQVTIILVKNPVGLNQVLDMIETDPKPFSFAFLLNANYADGIDTSWIWDGNFEKLSQHPIPQYMTGGERYKDITTRLTMAGIDNVWHEPDLTHVIDKIKQMPTEHVYILATYTAMLQLRKLLAEKNYLKKGGMD is encoded by the coding sequence ATGTCAATTCGAAGTTCATTCGCTGAATTTGCCGGACGCTCCAGCTACTGGTTCCTCCACACCTTCATGCATGGTGGCAGCTCGCTTCCCGGCAAATTAACCCTCAAATTGGATCCCAACATCCTCCAGGCATTTAGTAAAAAATATGACCTGATCATCATCACCGGGACCAACGGCAAGACGCTGACCACCGCGCTCAGTGTTCGGGTTCTCCGGGAACGTTACGACCAGGTGCTGACCAACCCAACCGGTTCGAACATGGAACAAGGAATCGTCACGACCTTCATCACGGCACCCCGTTCGCACAAGAAGGGACTGGCCGTGCTCGAAGTCGACGAAGCTAACGTACCGATTGTCTGCCAGTACATTACCCCGAAGGCCTTCGTCTTTACCAACATCTTCCGCGATCAGATGGACCGCTACGGTGAAATCTACACCACCTACAACAAGATTCTGCGCGGGGTCAAGATGGCACCTAAGGCCACGATCATTGCCAATGGTGACGAGCAGCTCTTCCACAGCAAGGACCTACCCAACCCGATCATTTACTACGGGTTCAATCACGAGCACCACCCAGCCTTCAGCGCTCCGGCCAACACCGATGGTCTGCTCTGTCCAAAGTGCCAGCACATTCTCAAGTACCACATGCGGACCTATGCCGGGCTGGGCGACTACTTCTGCCCACACTGTGGTTTCCACCGACCGGCTTTGACCTACGCTGTCACTAAGATTGACAAGCTGACCCCGACCAATTCAATCTTTGAAATCGACGGCCAGCAGTACACCATCGGGATCGGTGGGCTCTACAATATTTACAACGCCCTGGCCGCCTACTCACTGGGCCGCTTTCTCGGCGTCAACCAGGAACAGATCAAGCACGCCTTTGAATCCGACGAGCGGGTCTTCGGGCGCCAGGAAATCATCGACGTTGACGGCAAGCAGGTTACAATCATCCTGGTCAAGAATCCGGTCGGCTTAAACCAGGTCCTGGACATGATCGAAACCGACCCCAAGCCGTTTTCCTTTGCTTTCCTGCTCAACGCCAACTACGCTGACGGGATCGACACCAGCTGGATCTGGGACGGCAACTTTGAAAAGCTCAGCCAGCACCCGATTCCGCAGTACATGACCGGGGGTGAACGCTACAAGGACATTACGACCCGCCTGACGATGGCCGGGATTGACAACGTTTGGCACGAGCCCGACCTGACCCACGTGATCGACAAAATCAAGCAGATGCCGACTGAGCACGTCTACATTCTGGCCACCTACACGGCCATGCTGCAGCTGCGCAAACTGTTGGCGGAAAAGAATTACTTGAAGAAAGGCGGTATGGACTAA
- a CDS encoding basic amino acid/polyamine antiporter — protein MDTEKKGIGKGELIALIVSSCIGTGIFGITSDVSAAAAPGPALLAWVFAGLGFLMLVLSLNNLGAKRPDLEAGIFSYAGAGFGPMGEFISGWSYWLSAWLGNIAFATMLMASIGTFFPMFKGGQNVPSIIVAIIFCWLLTILVNNGVETASFVNMIGTICKVVPLVIFIIIMIVSFKSGMFTADFWGRVANNASKGTTTGSTWTQMKGTLMTLIWVFIGVEGASVMAHRAKSRSDAQSATLISFGLLVLIYVMISVLPYGVLTRAQLASMGQPAIGHVLQMTVGTWGSVLINIGLIISTIVSWLSWTMLPAETTMLVAEDHAMPKLWGDTNSKNAPTASLMITGVLQTIFLFSLLFTQQAYEFAYSLCSAAILFSYLFVGLYQMKYSQEHGEWGQFTIGLLSAAFMLACMFLAGWQEVLLVSISFIPGFYIYYLACKENNHKMTTAEKCVMVLILALSVVAIWLVANGTIKVG, from the coding sequence ATGGATACTGAGAAAAAAGGTATCGGCAAGGGCGAATTGATTGCCCTGATTGTTAGTTCATGTATCGGTACTGGGATTTTTGGGATTACTAGTGATGTCTCAGCTGCCGCTGCACCAGGTCCAGCTCTTCTGGCCTGGGTATTTGCAGGTTTAGGTTTCTTGATGTTGGTTCTTTCATTGAACAACCTGGGTGCTAAGCGTCCAGACCTGGAAGCCGGGATTTTCTCATACGCCGGCGCAGGTTTCGGTCCAATGGGTGAATTTATTTCCGGTTGGTCCTACTGGCTGTCTGCATGGCTGGGGAACATCGCCTTCGCCACGATGCTGATGGCATCAATCGGGACCTTCTTCCCAATGTTCAAGGGTGGTCAGAACGTTCCATCGATCATTGTAGCTATTATTTTCTGCTGGTTACTGACTATCCTGGTTAACAACGGTGTTGAAACGGCCTCCTTCGTCAACATGATTGGGACGATCTGCAAGGTTGTACCACTGGTTATTTTCATCATCATCATGATCGTCAGCTTCAAGAGCGGCATGTTCACTGCCGACTTCTGGGGCCGGGTAGCCAACAATGCTTCCAAGGGGACCACGACCGGTTCTACTTGGACACAGATGAAGGGTACCCTGATGACGCTGATCTGGGTATTTATCGGGGTTGAAGGTGCCTCCGTTATGGCCCACCGTGCTAAGTCCCGTTCAGATGCTCAATCAGCAACCCTGATTAGTTTCGGCCTCTTAGTATTGATCTACGTTATGATTTCCGTTCTGCCTTACGGTGTTCTGACTCGTGCACAATTAGCCTCAATGGGTCAGCCTGCCATTGGTCACGTTCTGCAAATGACTGTTGGTACCTGGGGCTCCGTTCTGATCAACATCGGTCTGATCATCTCCACCATCGTTTCCTGGCTGTCCTGGACGATGCTGCCAGCTGAAACGACCATGCTGGTTGCCGAAGACCACGCAATGCCAAAGCTGTGGGGTGACACCAACTCCAAGAACGCCCCAACGGCTTCTCTGATGATCACTGGTGTTCTGCAGACGATCTTCCTGTTCTCACTGCTGTTCACCCAACAGGCATACGAATTTGCTTACTCACTTTGTTCTGCCGCTATCCTGTTCTCCTACCTCTTCGTTGGTCTTTACCAGATGAAGTACAGTCAGGAACACGGTGAATGGGGTCAATTCACGATTGGTCTGCTTTCCGCTGCCTTCATGCTTGCCTGCATGTTCCTTGCTGGTTGGCAAGAAGTTCTGCTGGTTTCCATCAGTTTCATCCCAGGCTTCTACATCTACTACCTGGCATGCAAGGAAAACAACCACAAGATGACCACTGCCGAAAAGTGCGTCATGGTATTGATTCTGGCACTGTCCGTTGTTGCCATCTGGCTCGTTGCTAACGGCACGATCAAGGTTGGCTAA